A window of the Bacillota bacterium genome harbors these coding sequences:
- a CDS encoding 5-formyltetrahydrofolate cyclo-ligase codes for MQDTLHWRKEEARAVLLKRRDALIKETVKDWGETIQESVRRLPLFQGARIIMFYAPFRNEVETEGLIKEALAAGKRVVFPVADKVNRELVARQIMRYPDDLTPGAYNILEPLSSCPVIAAKEVDLIFVPGAAFDPQGYRLGYGGGYYDRFLPRTKGISIGLAYHFQLLVTVFPEEHDWPVNFVVTEDVTIETNAEARRRK; via the coding sequence ATGCAAGACACGCTTCATTGGAGAAAGGAAGAAGCACGGGCGGTCCTTCTGAAGCGGCGCGACGCGCTTATTAAGGAAACGGTTAAGGATTGGGGAGAGACAATTCAGGAGAGCGTTCGTCGGCTGCCGCTTTTCCAGGGCGCGCGGATAATAATGTTTTACGCGCCTTTCCGCAACGAGGTCGAGACAGAGGGTCTTATAAAGGAAGCGCTCGCCGCGGGGAAACGTGTCGTATTTCCCGTGGCTGACAAGGTGAACAGGGAGCTTGTTGCCCGGCAGATAATGCGTTACCCGGATGATCTTACGCCCGGAGCTTACAACATCCTTGAGCCGCTGTCGTCGTGTCCGGTAATAGCGGCGAAAGAAGTTGACCTGATCTTTGTGCCGGGCGCGGCTTTTGACCCCCAAGGCTACCGTTTGGGCTACGGGGGAGGGTATTACGACCGGTTTTTGCCGAGGACAAAAGGTATTTCCATCGGGTTGGCTTATCACTTTCAATTACTGGTCACCGTTTTCCCGGAGGAACACGACTGGCCGGTGAACTTTGTTGTAACCGAGGACGTGACGATCGAAACAAACGCGGAGGCGAGGCGGAGGAAATGA
- the nuoE gene encoding NADH-quinone oxidoreductase subunit NuoE, translating into MRYLCSAQLEEDPELNAIVDLYRNRPEQLIAALLAVQKLYGYLPEAAMRSLAKELKVPFSKIYGAATFYSQFRLKPRGRHLASVCLGTACQVRGGERIYRRVKRELGVKLGETTPDGRFTLETVSCVGACGMAPVVIVDEHTHGRQTPEKAVKVINSYD; encoded by the coding sequence ATGAGGTATCTGTGCAGCGCACAATTGGAGGAAGACCCGGAACTTAATGCGATCGTTGACCTTTATCGGAACAGACCTGAGCAGTTAATTGCGGCGCTTCTAGCCGTCCAAAAGCTGTACGGATACCTGCCGGAGGCGGCCATGCGCTCGTTAGCGAAAGAACTAAAGGTGCCTTTCAGCAAAATATATGGTGCGGCGACGTTCTACTCACAGTTCAGGTTAAAACCGCGCGGCCGCCATCTGGCAAGCGTCTGTCTCGGAACGGCCTGCCAGGTTCGCGGCGGCGAACGGATATACCGCAGGGTAAAACGCGAACTGGGAGTGAAATTAGGGGAGACCACTCCTGACGGCCGTTTTACCCTTGAAACGGTTTCATGCGTCGGAGCGTGCGGCATGGCGCCGGTCGTTATCGTCGATGAGCATACCCACGGGAGGCAAACGCCGGAAAAGGCGGTAAAGGTTATCAATTCTTACGATTAA
- a CDS encoding NADH-quinone oxidoreductase subunit NuoF, which translates to MEKCCNQCRHSPATPCKDYVNCRVEGPICHDDQKCKEKRREFLKHIVTEPGAERKKVVLCGGLNCGSAGAFSLADVFRDEIEKQGLGDLTTVVLSGCRGFCEQGPSVIIEPDRTFYRWVTREDIPEIVSVHLKEGGVVERLLYQDPQTGLLCRTCDDIPFYQRQMKVVLKHCGFIDPEDISEYIAVGGYRALAQAVNDMKPDGVLEEIKKSGLRGRGGAGFPTGKKWDTARRVPADKRYVICNADEGDPGAFMDRAVLEGNPHSVLEGMLLCAYVVGSDEGYIYVRAEYPLAVRRLRIAIEQAERYGLLGTDILGSGMNFNIKINEGAGAFVCGESTALMSSIEGNRGIPRIKVPRSTEKGLFGKPTVLNNVETFANVPKIVVNGGGWFASVGTERSKGTKIFALSGKVQNTGLVEVPMGITLRDLIFGIGGGIKGGGKFKALQIGGPSGGSLPEDMLDLPIDYESLTGAGAMMGSGSIVVMDDENCMVNMARFFLNFTERESCGKCTPCREGTTRMLEILERITTGNGNLNDIPLLEYLGGVVKTTAFCGLGTSAPNPVLTTLSYFRNEYLRHIRDRRCPAGECLALRQFIIMTDKCSGCGACAFVCPAKAISGEKKKPHQIDLDACIRCGRCYEICKKYKAIKRR; encoded by the coding sequence ATGGAAAAATGCTGTAACCAATGCAGGCATTCACCAGCAACTCCCTGTAAAGATTATGTTAATTGCCGGGTGGAAGGGCCGATTTGTCACGACGACCAGAAGTGTAAAGAAAAGCGCCGGGAGTTCCTGAAACATATCGTTACCGAACCGGGGGCCGAACGCAAAAAGGTTGTGCTCTGCGGGGGGCTGAACTGCGGTTCAGCCGGGGCTTTCAGCCTGGCCGATGTTTTTCGCGACGAAATTGAGAAACAGGGGCTCGGTGACTTAACCACGGTGGTGCTTTCAGGATGCAGAGGATTCTGCGAGCAGGGACCGAGCGTAATAATCGAGCCGGACCGGACTTTTTACCGGTGGGTCACCCGGGAGGATATTCCCGAAATTGTAAGTGTGCATCTAAAAGAAGGCGGGGTCGTTGAAAGACTTCTTTACCAGGACCCGCAGACCGGTTTACTCTGCCGAACCTGCGACGATATACCTTTCTATCAGCGGCAGATGAAGGTGGTTCTGAAGCATTGCGGTTTTATAGACCCGGAAGACATCAGCGAGTATATAGCGGTCGGCGGTTATCGGGCTCTCGCACAGGCCGTGAACGACATGAAACCTGACGGCGTACTCGAGGAGATAAAGAAGTCCGGTCTGCGGGGACGCGGAGGCGCCGGTTTTCCCACCGGCAAAAAGTGGGACACGGCGCGCCGGGTGCCTGCCGACAAGCGATACGTTATATGTAACGCCGACGAAGGAGACCCGGGTGCTTTTATGGACCGCGCGGTTCTTGAAGGGAACCCTCATTCCGTTCTTGAAGGGATGCTGCTGTGCGCGTACGTGGTCGGGTCGGATGAAGGATATATTTATGTGCGGGCTGAGTACCCCCTGGCGGTAAGACGCTTGCGTATCGCGATCGAGCAGGCCGAACGGTACGGACTTCTTGGAACCGACATATTGGGTTCGGGAATGAATTTCAACATTAAAATTAATGAGGGCGCAGGGGCTTTCGTGTGCGGTGAATCAACGGCGCTTATGTCTTCGATAGAAGGAAACCGGGGCATTCCGCGGATCAAGGTGCCCCGCTCAACCGAGAAGGGCCTTTTCGGCAAACCGACGGTGCTGAATAACGTTGAGACCTTCGCCAATGTCCCAAAGATAGTAGTAAACGGGGGCGGGTGGTTCGCCTCCGTGGGCACGGAAAGAAGCAAAGGAACAAAGATCTTTGCATTAAGCGGGAAGGTGCAGAACACGGGATTGGTCGAGGTCCCCATGGGAATAACCCTCCGGGATCTGATCTTCGGAATCGGCGGCGGTATTAAGGGCGGCGGTAAGTTTAAGGCCCTGCAGATAGGCGGTCCTTCCGGCGGCAGCCTTCCCGAAGACATGCTTGATCTACCGATAGATTATGAATCACTGACCGGAGCCGGGGCGATGATGGGATCGGGAAGCATCGTGGTTATGGACGATGAAAACTGCATGGTGAACATGGCCCGCTTCTTCCTGAACTTCACAGAACGCGAGTCCTGTGGAAAGTGTACTCCCTGTCGCGAGGGGACCACCAGAATGCTTGAAATATTGGAGCGAATAACCACCGGTAACGGAAATTTGAACGATATTCCGCTTCTCGAATATCTTGGTGGAGTTGTAAAGACAACCGCTTTCTGCGGTTTGGGAACGTCGGCCCCTAATCCGGTTTTAACCACGTTGAGTTATTTCCGGAACGAGTATCTTAGACATATAAGGGATAGACGCTGTCCGGCCGGGGAATGTCTTGCCCTGCGCCAGTTTATCATTATGACCGATAAATGCTCCGGCTGCGGCGCATGCGCGTTTGTGTGTCCGGCAAAGGCAATAAGCGGTGAAAAGAAGAAACCTCACCAAATAGACCTTGACGCGTGTATCAGGTGCGGGCGCTGCTACGAGATATGCAAAAAATATAAGGCCATTAAGCGGCGCTGA
- the fdhF gene encoding formate dehydrogenase subunit alpha, with protein sequence MAKEVTLIINGQEITVPEGTTILEAARGADVDIPTLCHDPELALWGGCRLCIVEVRGMKSMPASCCTPVRRGMVVETESPAVRHARRTLIELFLANHPDDCLACEKTGACKLQDLAYRYGVRQSSFAGKKRNYPIEKENPFIVRDMNKCILCGLCVRVCSEIAGRSVIDFTNRGFFSKITPAMDLPLEKSECVFCGNCISVCPVGAITAKPMWGQGRRWEVKKVRTVCPYCGTGCSFDLNVKGDRVIGVTSTPEAPVNGRWLCIKGRFGFGFIHHRERLQMPLIRSPYLFSKVTWEKAVSTAAGRLKEIKAKYGPEAIGILASARCTNEENYLLNKFARAVVGTNNIDHCARLUHSPTVAGLAASFGSGAATNTLAEIPDAEFILVLGSNTTETHPVVAIQIQKALRRGAVLAVVDPRATEISSRARYHLQIKPGTDVALLNAMANVIIKEKLQDKEFVSTRTEDFEAFHKEVKRCPPEMAAELCGISADAVRAVARGYARAGTAVILYTMGITQHTCGTNNVMAIANLAMLCGHVGKESSGIYPLRGQNNVQGACDMGALPDCLPGYQRLDDPKVHAKFKAAWNAPVPKKPGLAAPEMFEAAAEGRIKAMYIAGENPALTEADGGMVKKALEKLELLVVQDLFLTETARFAHVVLPAASFAEKEGTFTNTERRIQRVHKAVYPVGEAKPDGEIICLMARAMGYPMWYSSPAEVMAEIANLTPIYGGVSYSYLENDGLFWPCPAPGHPGTRILHQKRFIRGKGRFHPVSFSPPDEQPDDEFPLLLITGRYLTHYHSGTMTSRTPLGFYQQTWVELSMQDAERLDIGCRDRVTVTSRQGRVKMVATVNENLPEGVIFATFHSAESPVNLLVGPWRDPIAKIPAFKGVAVKIEKAVK encoded by the coding sequence TTGGCAAAAGAAGTGACTCTAATAATAAACGGGCAGGAGATTACCGTCCCGGAGGGGACTACTATCCTCGAAGCGGCACGTGGAGCGGACGTAGACATTCCTACCCTCTGTCATGACCCCGAACTCGCGCTGTGGGGCGGTTGCCGTTTGTGCATAGTTGAGGTCCGCGGTATGAAAAGCATGCCCGCATCTTGTTGCACGCCTGTGCGCAGGGGTATGGTGGTGGAAACGGAAAGTCCTGCGGTACGCCATGCCCGCCGGACCCTGATCGAACTTTTTCTGGCCAACCATCCCGACGACTGTCTCGCCTGCGAAAAAACAGGGGCTTGTAAGCTACAGGACCTTGCCTACCGGTACGGGGTGAGGCAATCAAGTTTTGCAGGAAAAAAGCGGAATTATCCCATCGAAAAAGAGAATCCGTTTATCGTCAGAGATATGAACAAATGTATTCTGTGCGGTCTCTGCGTGAGGGTTTGCAGCGAAATCGCAGGCAGATCCGTAATCGATTTCACGAACCGGGGATTTTTCAGCAAGATTACACCGGCGATGGACCTGCCTCTGGAGAAGTCAGAGTGCGTTTTTTGCGGCAACTGCATCTCAGTATGTCCGGTCGGCGCCATCACAGCTAAACCGATGTGGGGCCAGGGGCGGCGCTGGGAGGTAAAAAAGGTCAGGACGGTGTGCCCTTACTGCGGAACGGGATGTTCATTCGACCTTAACGTAAAAGGAGACAGGGTTATCGGGGTCACTTCAACGCCAGAGGCGCCGGTGAACGGGCGCTGGTTATGCATTAAAGGGCGATTCGGATTCGGCTTTATTCATCACCGGGAACGTCTGCAGATGCCGCTGATCAGGAGCCCATACCTTTTCAGTAAGGTAACCTGGGAAAAGGCGGTAAGTACCGCTGCCGGGCGCCTGAAAGAGATAAAGGCAAAATACGGACCGGAGGCGATCGGGATACTGGCTTCGGCCCGGTGTACGAACGAAGAGAATTACCTGCTCAACAAGTTTGCCCGGGCGGTAGTCGGGACCAACAACATCGATCACTGCGCCCGTCTCTGACACTCTCCCACCGTCGCCGGTCTGGCGGCATCGTTTGGGAGCGGAGCGGCTACAAATACGCTCGCCGAGATACCGGATGCCGAATTCATCCTGGTGCTTGGCAGCAATACCACTGAAACACATCCGGTGGTAGCGATACAGATTCAGAAAGCCCTGAGGCGCGGGGCGGTTCTGGCGGTTGTGGACCCGCGAGCGACAGAGATATCTTCCCGGGCACGTTACCACCTGCAGATCAAACCGGGCACCGATGTGGCGCTCTTAAACGCCATGGCGAACGTTATTATTAAAGAAAAACTTCAGGATAAGGAATTCGTGTCGACGCGAACGGAGGATTTCGAAGCGTTTCATAAGGAAGTGAAACGCTGCCCGCCGGAGATGGCGGCCGAGCTCTGCGGTATTTCGGCAGATGCCGTCAGGGCGGTCGCCAGAGGTTACGCCCGGGCGGGAACAGCCGTTATATTGTACACGATGGGAATCACACAGCACACATGCGGTACCAATAACGTTATGGCCATAGCCAACCTGGCGATGCTCTGCGGGCACGTAGGGAAGGAATCAAGCGGTATATATCCTTTAAGGGGGCAGAACAACGTACAGGGCGCGTGCGACATGGGCGCACTGCCCGACTGCCTGCCTGGTTACCAGCGTTTGGACGACCCGAAGGTACACGCCAAGTTTAAAGCGGCCTGGAACGCCCCGGTACCCAAAAAACCGGGTCTTGCCGCGCCCGAGATGTTTGAGGCGGCGGCCGAGGGACGGATCAAGGCGATGTATATCGCCGGTGAAAACCCGGCGCTCACCGAAGCGGACGGCGGTATGGTAAAAAAGGCGCTGGAAAAGCTGGAGTTACTGGTTGTTCAAGACCTTTTCCTCACGGAAACAGCACGGTTTGCGCATGTGGTCCTGCCGGCCGCAAGTTTTGCCGAAAAAGAGGGTACCTTTACCAACACCGAGCGCCGGATTCAAAGGGTGCACAAAGCGGTATACCCTGTCGGTGAAGCCAAGCCGGATGGTGAAATAATCTGCCTTATGGCCAGGGCCATGGGATATCCGATGTGGTACAGTTCGCCGGCCGAGGTGATGGCGGAAATAGCCAACCTTACTCCGATTTACGGCGGGGTATCATATTCATATCTGGAAAACGACGGCCTTTTTTGGCCTTGTCCGGCGCCGGGACACCCGGGCACCAGGATACTTCACCAGAAACGTTTTATACGCGGGAAAGGACGTTTCCATCCGGTGAGTTTCTCACCCCCTGATGAACAACCGGACGACGAGTTCCCGTTGCTCTTGATCACCGGAAGATACCTTACCCATTATCATTCGGGTACGATGACAAGCCGTACCCCGCTAGGTTTCTACCAGCAGACCTGGGTGGAATTGAGCATGCAGGACGCAGAGCGTCTTGATATCGGCTGCCGGGACCGCGTAACCGTAACCTCCAGGCAGGGAAGGGTGAAAATGGTCGCCACGGTCAATGAAAACCTGCCGGAGGGGGTAATATTTGCGACCTTCCATTCGGCGGAAAGCCCGGTTAACCTTCTTGTGGGCCCGTGGCGCGACCCGATCGCTAAAATTCCGGCTTTTAAAGGGGTCGCCGTTAAGATTGAGAAGGCGGTCAAATAA
- a CDS encoding formate dehydrogenase accessory sulfurtransferase FdhD, whose product MITTQRQIHRYTRGNWEDPSDVVVREEVFLIYLDGHHIHTAFCLPADLDLLLIGHLFQSRFITELSDIETLEMDSTKKEAHVILRASRSKPDYPPVPSLPLEPFITPEIVLKYAENLAENHLFRKTGAVHCGLIVDSDKVVFMVEDTGRFNVLEKLTGFILRKKLNPSGLILFFSGRLTCGVMERVSRSGIRVVVSPAAPTSRGIETAIAEGVTAIGFARGERFNLYTHPERIVRE is encoded by the coding sequence TTGATCACTACACAACGGCAGATACACCGCTATACAAGGGGAAACTGGGAAGACCCGTCTGACGTGGTGGTCCGTGAAGAAGTCTTTCTCATATACCTCGACGGGCACCACATCCATACCGCTTTCTGTCTCCCCGCGGACCTCGACCTTCTGCTCATCGGGCACCTGTTTCAATCCCGCTTTATAACAGAACTTTCCGATATAGAAACGCTGGAGATGGACTCGACAAAAAAAGAGGCGCATGTTATACTTCGCGCTTCAAGAAGCAAGCCGGATTACCCGCCGGTCCCTTCCCTGCCCCTTGAACCCTTCATCACGCCGGAAATAGTTTTAAAATACGCAGAGAATCTCGCTGAGAACCATCTCTTTCGGAAAACCGGCGCCGTGCACTGCGGGCTGATCGTCGATTCAGACAAGGTCGTCTTTATGGTTGAAGACACAGGCCGCTTCAACGTGCTTGAGAAACTAACCGGTTTTATATTGAGAAAAAAACTGAATCCTTCAGGTCTAATCCTGTTTTTCAGCGGGCGTCTTACCTGCGGGGTAATGGAAAGGGTTTCGCGTTCGGGTATCCGGGTGGTAGTTTCCCCCGCCGCCCCGACCTCCAGGGGTATTGAAACTGCAATCGCCGAAGGCGTAACCGCCATCGGCTTTGCCCGTGGCGAGCGTTTTAACCTTTACACACACCCGGAAAGGATAGTCCGGGAGTGA
- a CDS encoding GHKL domain-containing protein has product MTFITVILISFPEAILVAMLGLVLVGVRPRWRQLAAIGALQAGAAYLVRLSPVPFGAHTVFLAAVFVGVIRLVVRMDWRVAALAGLLGLTIYEAIETVTVPLLIHLTGYPLTHVLKHPYLRIPFFIPEAALLGLITWLCRRFGFNLLGPPPGYQVDSSEWHSLNRSYFLVYLLAILPVILLAILNTAFLASRTGAFPTRYLSVFLIGMALAVLILTALTPIKIQAVSRAVAGAYAAGKTAESLMHIGELLRLVRRQHHDFHHELQTVYGLLETGCCEEARQYIRKTHETISAPLELIRTDNLYVTALLYTKLALAEAKQIRLEPVTECSLEKLPLNLLEVASLFGNLLDNALEAVENNPSEERIVHLEIKRDQKGCFISVANRGRLDITQRTRLFQEGCTTKEGHAGLGLASVRKIVEKYGGTITVTCHGNETVFRVSLPLDEHASAV; this is encoded by the coding sequence ATGACCTTTATAACCGTGATTCTGATATCTTTCCCCGAAGCGATCCTGGTTGCGATGCTGGGCTTGGTATTGGTCGGGGTCCGGCCTCGGTGGCGGCAACTGGCGGCCATTGGTGCTTTGCAGGCAGGGGCGGCTTACCTGGTACGATTATCCCCGGTGCCCTTTGGCGCACACACCGTCTTCTTGGCAGCCGTTTTTGTGGGCGTAATCCGCCTGGTTGTGCGTATGGACTGGCGGGTAGCGGCGCTGGCCGGCCTGCTGGGTTTGACTATCTATGAGGCTATCGAAACCGTTACTGTACCGTTGTTAATACACCTTACAGGCTATCCCCTCACTCACGTGTTAAAGCATCCATACCTGCGGATTCCCTTTTTTATTCCGGAAGCTGCGCTTCTGGGGCTAATTACCTGGTTATGCCGGCGCTTTGGTTTCAACCTGCTCGGACCACCCCCGGGCTACCAGGTAGACAGCAGCGAATGGCATAGTTTAAATAGGTCTTATTTCTTAGTATACCTGCTCGCTATATTGCCCGTTATACTTCTCGCTATACTGAATACGGCTTTTTTGGCCTCTCGGACCGGTGCGTTTCCAACCCGCTACCTGTCCGTTTTTCTTATCGGCATGGCACTGGCCGTTTTGATTCTTACTGCCCTTACCCCTATAAAAATTCAGGCTGTCAGCCGGGCCGTAGCGGGTGCATACGCGGCCGGGAAAACCGCCGAAAGCCTTATGCATATCGGCGAACTGCTCCGATTGGTTCGCCGTCAGCACCATGACTTTCACCATGAACTCCAGACCGTTTACGGTTTGCTGGAAACCGGTTGTTGCGAAGAGGCACGGCAATACATCCGGAAAACCCACGAAACCATAAGCGCTCCCTTAGAACTAATACGTACGGACAATCTCTACGTTACGGCCCTGCTGTATACTAAGCTGGCGCTGGCTGAGGCCAAACAGATCAGACTGGAACCGGTCACCGAATGCTCGCTGGAAAAGTTACCTTTGAACTTGCTGGAGGTTGCCTCGCTGTTTGGTAACCTCCTGGATAATGCCCTGGAGGCTGTCGAAAATAATCCGTCTGAGGAAAGGATTGTCCACCTGGAGATTAAGCGCGATCAGAAAGGCTGCTTCATTAGCGTGGCCAACCGCGGCCGGCTCGATATAACGCAGCGTACACGGCTTTTTCAGGAGGGCTGTACTACAAAGGAAGGCCATGCGGGATTGGGTCTGGCAAGCGTGAGAAAGATAGTGGAGAAATACGGCGGAACCATTACGGTTACTTGTCATGGTAACGAAACCGTCTTTAGGGTATCGCTTCCCTTGGATGAGCATGCGTCTGCAGTCTAA
- a CDS encoding LytTR family DNA-binding domain-containing protein has protein sequence MPVTVLIAEDDPEMRRVLKKVAEESGDVQVVGEAADGAEALALFETLRPRVVFIDIDLPVKDGATLARDIFHRDPSTYFVFITAYDQYREDAFEVYACDYLVKPFKIERLRQTLERLRLHLNGRVVEQHVPALSRLSEVPPEDLRLFRTGSRLVMLHLKDIIFITREGRRTVIYHVDGWLETSENLNTLAEEMGGYPFLHTQKGFIVNLKMVQEIIPAGRTYELIMAHTEKRALITSEKFRELRELLETKKRVKRE, from the coding sequence ATGCCGGTTACCGTGTTGATTGCCGAAGATGACCCGGAGATGCGGCGGGTGTTGAAAAAAGTCGCCGAAGAAAGCGGCGACGTGCAGGTGGTGGGCGAAGCGGCGGACGGAGCGGAGGCTCTCGCGCTGTTTGAAACCTTGCGGCCCCGGGTGGTTTTCATAGATATCGACCTCCCGGTAAAAGACGGGGCAACGCTGGCCCGGGATATCTTCCATCGCGACCCCTCAACGTACTTTGTGTTCATCACGGCCTACGACCAATACCGGGAAGATGCCTTTGAGGTCTACGCCTGCGATTACCTCGTCAAGCCCTTTAAAATCGAGCGCCTCCGCCAGACTCTGGAACGTTTACGTTTGCATCTCAACGGCCGGGTTGTCGAACAACACGTACCTGCGCTATCCCGTCTATCGGAAGTACCCCCGGAGGATTTGCGCCTGTTTCGCACGGGTTCCAGACTGGTTATGTTACACCTGAAGGATATCATTTTCATTACCAGGGAAGGGCGCCGGACGGTAATTTACCATGTGGATGGCTGGCTGGAAACCAGCGAGAATCTCAACACCCTGGCAGAGGAAATGGGTGGGTATCCATTTTTACACACCCAAAAGGGGTTTATCGTCAACCTGAAAATGGTGCAAGAAATCATCCCGGCCGGTCGAACCTACGAACTTATCATGGCCCACACCGAAAAAAGGGCGCTGATTACTTCGGAAAAGTTCCGGGAACTGAGGGAATTACTGGAAACGAAAAAGCGTGTGAAAAGAGAATGA